In the genome of Myxococcus guangdongensis, one region contains:
- a CDS encoding Hsp70 family protein, protein MTASTATTESAPSTQAASNNLGAADVTATASTTQPGQSAHSTVASVLSTTNITGASAVTGTTDPTRSPQPAPRPNTEPRSEPSEAPTPPQDADTARNRRRALLEVPVSAPTTSPSLPEVVLGIDLGTSHARVAVFHDGIAQLVPLPGTEGHELPALIAVDGNEELLVGPAAQVEATRAPRRAAPGLMRLLGLRARSPRLRTLAPQLPFPVAADPSGDASVELGGRLVAPTLVTALLLRELKHAAATFVGRKASRAVICAPTHFTDRQRAALRDAATMAGLDAQRILTAPAAAALAHGHGKGLARKRVLVVDLGGGGLGVCVVQVTGDDLEVITTGGDPTVGGLDFDARIAEALASDLAAQGIPRPEHPLDWGPLRSAAESAKMALTEKDQVDVTLPSGSVPPLSRERMEALTADLAQRVTSVVREVLDSNALSPQGLDAVLLVGGQGRTPLVRRRLEESLGVPVRDDVDARGAVALGAALLGHGIVLAEGGKPAASVSEVLSAPIGVAERGGTQRRVLERTTRLPAGKTLVIPVSAPGPLELALFQGAAPLVAENEYLGRLSLNVERPGEVELHFTLSADAALSLEATLPGVRRQPVSLALEDLDDAGREALVARSPLVGEPEARPSGLLSGLKKLFGRR, encoded by the coding sequence ATGACCGCATCGACGGCCACGACCGAGTCGGCTCCGTCGACACAGGCTGCGTCGAACAACCTCGGCGCAGCAGACGTGACCGCCACGGCGAGCACGACCCAGCCCGGTCAGTCGGCACACTCCACCGTCGCATCGGTGCTCAGCACCACGAACATCACAGGCGCGTCCGCAGTCACTGGCACCACCGACCCCACTCGCTCGCCCCAGCCCGCGCCTCGCCCCAACACCGAGCCGCGGTCCGAGCCCAGCGAAGCCCCGACGCCTCCACAAGATGCAGACACCGCGCGCAATCGCCGCCGCGCGCTGCTCGAAGTCCCCGTCTCCGCGCCCACCACCTCCCCCTCGCTCCCCGAGGTCGTCCTCGGCATCGACCTGGGCACCTCGCACGCGCGCGTCGCCGTCTTCCACGACGGCATCGCTCAGCTCGTCCCGCTCCCGGGCACGGAGGGCCACGAACTCCCTGCCCTCATCGCCGTGGACGGCAACGAAGAGCTGCTCGTCGGCCCCGCCGCACAAGTCGAGGCCACACGGGCCCCACGTCGCGCCGCGCCCGGACTCATGCGTCTGCTCGGCCTGCGCGCACGCTCGCCCCGCCTGCGCACCCTCGCTCCACAACTCCCCTTCCCCGTCGCCGCGGACCCGAGCGGGGACGCCTCCGTGGAGCTCGGGGGACGCCTCGTCGCCCCCACGCTCGTCACCGCGCTCCTCCTGCGCGAGCTGAAGCACGCCGCCGCGACCTTCGTCGGCCGGAAGGCCTCTCGCGCCGTCATCTGCGCGCCCACCCACTTCACCGACCGACAGCGCGCCGCCCTGCGTGACGCGGCCACCATGGCCGGGCTCGATGCCCAGCGCATCCTCACCGCCCCCGCCGCCGCGGCCCTCGCGCACGGCCACGGCAAGGGCCTGGCTCGCAAGCGCGTCCTCGTCGTGGACCTCGGTGGCGGCGGGCTCGGCGTGTGCGTCGTCCAGGTCACCGGTGACGACCTGGAGGTCATCACCACCGGCGGAGACCCCACCGTGGGCGGCCTGGACTTCGACGCCCGCATCGCCGAGGCCCTCGCCAGCGACCTCGCCGCCCAGGGCATCCCCCGCCCCGAGCACCCGCTCGACTGGGGCCCCCTGCGAAGCGCCGCCGAGTCCGCCAAGATGGCCCTCACCGAGAAGGACCAGGTGGACGTCACCCTGCCCTCCGGAAGCGTCCCCCCGCTCAGCCGCGAGCGCATGGAGGCCCTCACCGCGGACCTCGCCCAGCGCGTGACGTCCGTCGTGCGCGAGGTCCTCGACTCCAACGCCCTCTCTCCTCAGGGACTCGACGCCGTGCTCCTCGTGGGTGGCCAGGGCCGCACACCCCTCGTCCGCCGCCGCCTCGAAGAGAGCCTCGGCGTGCCCGTGCGCGACGACGTGGACGCGCGCGGCGCCGTGGCCCTGGGCGCGGCACTGCTCGGCCACGGCATCGTGCTCGCAGAGGGCGGCAAGCCCGCGGCCTCCGTCTCCGAAGTCCTCTCCGCCCCCATCGGCGTCGCCGAGCGCGGAGGCACCCAGCGCCGCGTGCTCGAGCGCACGACACGACTGCCCGCAGGCAAGACGCTCGTCATCCCCGTGTCCGCGCCTGGCCCGCTGGAGCTCGCCCTCTTCCAGGGCGCCGCGCCGCTCGTCGCGGAGAACGAATACCTCGGCCGCCTCTCGCTCAACGTCGAGCGCCCGGGCGAGGTGGAGCTGCACTTCACCCTGTCCGCAGACGCCGCGCTGAGCCTTGAGGCCACGCTGCCAGGCGTGCGCCGCCAGCCTGTCTCCCTCGCCCTGGAGGACCTGGACGACGCGGGGCGCGAGGCGCTCGTCGCCCGCTCGCCGCTGGTAGGCGAGCCCGAGGCCCGCCCCAGCGGACTGTTGTCCGGGCTGAAGAAGCTCTTCGGCCGCCGCTGA
- a CDS encoding DapH/DapD/GlmU-related protein encodes MGPTALTFYRAARRLRTLGVPMLPGMVAAVGDRLLHSHVDIDARLHASVGLGYGGVGVVVAPGVEVGEGSFLSQNVSVEPQLGVPGVPRIGRNVYVGVGAQIIGPVTVGDGAVIGAGALVTSDVPPLTVVAGTPARVVKVKQSMSHGH; translated from the coding sequence ATGGGTCCGACGGCGCTGACCTTCTACCGAGCCGCGAGGCGGCTGCGCACGCTGGGTGTCCCGATGCTGCCGGGCATGGTGGCCGCCGTGGGCGACCGGCTCCTGCACAGCCACGTGGACATCGACGCGCGGCTGCACGCCTCGGTGGGGCTGGGCTACGGCGGCGTCGGCGTGGTGGTGGCCCCCGGCGTGGAGGTGGGCGAGGGCAGCTTCCTGTCCCAGAACGTCAGCGTGGAGCCGCAGCTGGGTGTGCCCGGCGTGCCCCGCATCGGCCGCAACGTCTACGTGGGCGTGGGGGCTCAAATCATCGGCCCCGTCACCGTGGGGGACGGCGCGGTGATTGGCGCGGGCGCCCTGGTGACGTCGGACGTCCCGCCCCTGACCGTGGTGGCGGGCACGCCCGCCCGGGTGGTGAAGGTGAAGCAGTCGATGTCGCACGGGCACTGA
- the alaS gene encoding alanine--tRNA ligase, which translates to MPSALTASEIREAFLKFFEERGHRRVPSSSLVPANDPTLLFTNAGMVQFKDVFTGRERRDYSRATTSQKCVRAGGKHNDLDNVGYTARHHTFFEMLGNFSFGDYFKADAIAYGWEFVTKTLGLPPARLAITVFNGEGGIPWDEEAFELWAKQGVARERIYKLGLKDNFWSMGETGPCGPCSEIHFHQGDDIPCVEEAAGKPCQGVACDCDRWLEIWNLVFMQFERKEKDAPLIPLPKPSIDTGAGLERIASVVQGKRSNYDTDLFQSIIAKVVEVSGKPYSQETGASHRVIADHSRTAAFLISDGVQPSNEGRGYVLRRIMRRAIRHGTLLGLEQIFFFKVVDRVIELMSDAFPELRDSRPFILKVSEHEEESFRRTLNRGMKMIDESVSRLKQSGEKLMSGADVFLLHGTYGFPWDLTQIILREHGLDADLPGFDVELKKEAERNEGGKLTKDKAIGDVYLKLIEKLGPSEFLGYEGEGHEGEGSIRALIRDGVEAVQASQGDKVELVLDRTPFYGESGGQLGDTGDIVGHGGKAKAKVLDAQRPVQGLIVHTVEVTEGSFQVGDMVQAAVDVERRKAIRANHSATHLLHKALKLVLGEHVKQAGSVVAADFLRFDFSHFGPMTTEESEKVEDLVNGWIRDNAAAQTRVMALEDAKKSGAVAMFGEKYGETVRVVTVHPESTELCGGTHVKRSGDIGLFKISSESGVASGVRRIIALTGVGAFQHVREQEHELRKVAELLKTSPKDVVKRVEATQKRVKELERKVEEVSVKAQTAGSKDLLEQARDVNGMKVLATRVDPADDKVFRGMADNLRDRIQSGVVAIGGEKDGRAIILVAVTKDVVAKGISAGELVREMAKEVGGKGGGKPDMAQAGGPDSAKLPAALEKLYELVKGAGAA; encoded by the coding sequence ATGCCTTCCGCCCTGACCGCCTCCGAGATTCGAGAGGCGTTCCTCAAGTTCTTCGAGGAGCGTGGACACCGCCGCGTCCCGTCCTCCTCGCTGGTGCCCGCCAACGACCCGACGCTGCTGTTCACCAACGCGGGCATGGTGCAGTTCAAGGATGTGTTCACGGGCCGCGAGCGCCGTGACTACAGCCGCGCCACCACGTCGCAGAAGTGCGTGCGCGCCGGTGGCAAGCACAACGACCTCGACAACGTGGGCTACACCGCGCGCCACCACACGTTCTTCGAGATGCTCGGCAACTTCTCCTTCGGCGACTACTTCAAGGCGGACGCGATTGCGTACGGCTGGGAGTTCGTGACGAAGACGCTCGGACTGCCCCCCGCGCGGCTGGCCATCACCGTGTTCAACGGCGAGGGTGGCATCCCGTGGGACGAGGAGGCGTTCGAGCTGTGGGCGAAGCAGGGCGTCGCCCGCGAGCGCATCTACAAGCTCGGCCTGAAGGACAACTTCTGGTCCATGGGCGAGACGGGCCCGTGCGGCCCCTGCTCCGAGATCCACTTCCACCAGGGCGACGACATCCCCTGTGTCGAGGAGGCGGCGGGCAAGCCGTGTCAGGGCGTCGCGTGTGACTGCGACCGGTGGCTGGAAATCTGGAACCTCGTGTTCATGCAGTTCGAGCGCAAGGAGAAGGACGCGCCGCTGATTCCGCTGCCCAAGCCGTCCATCGACACGGGCGCGGGCCTGGAGCGCATCGCCTCCGTCGTGCAGGGCAAGCGCTCCAACTACGACACCGACCTGTTCCAGAGCATCATCGCGAAGGTGGTGGAGGTCTCCGGCAAGCCGTACTCGCAGGAGACGGGCGCTTCCCACCGCGTCATCGCGGACCACAGCCGCACCGCCGCGTTCCTCATCTCCGACGGCGTGCAGCCCTCCAACGAGGGCCGGGGCTACGTCCTGCGCCGCATCATGCGCCGCGCGATCCGCCACGGCACGCTGCTGGGCCTGGAGCAGATCTTCTTCTTCAAGGTCGTGGACCGGGTCATCGAGTTGATGAGTGACGCGTTCCCGGAGCTGCGCGACAGCCGGCCCTTCATCCTCAAGGTCTCCGAGCACGAGGAGGAGAGCTTCCGCCGCACGCTCAACCGCGGCATGAAGATGATCGACGAGAGCGTCTCCCGGCTGAAGCAGTCCGGCGAGAAGCTCATGTCCGGCGCGGACGTGTTCCTGCTGCACGGCACCTACGGCTTCCCGTGGGATTTGACGCAGATCATCCTGCGTGAGCACGGGCTCGACGCGGACCTCCCCGGCTTCGATGTGGAGCTGAAGAAGGAGGCCGAGCGCAACGAGGGTGGCAAGCTCACCAAGGACAAGGCCATCGGCGACGTCTACCTCAAGCTCATCGAGAAGCTCGGGCCCTCCGAGTTCCTGGGCTACGAGGGCGAGGGCCACGAGGGCGAGGGCAGCATCCGCGCGCTGATTCGCGACGGCGTGGAGGCGGTGCAGGCGTCCCAGGGCGACAAGGTGGAGCTGGTGCTGGACCGGACGCCGTTCTACGGCGAGTCCGGCGGCCAGCTGGGCGACACCGGCGACATCGTGGGCCACGGCGGCAAGGCGAAGGCCAAGGTCCTGGACGCGCAGCGCCCGGTGCAGGGGCTCATCGTCCACACGGTGGAGGTCACCGAGGGCAGCTTCCAGGTTGGCGACATGGTGCAGGCGGCGGTGGACGTGGAGCGGCGCAAGGCCATCCGCGCGAACCACTCCGCGACGCACCTGCTCCACAAGGCGCTCAAGCTGGTGCTGGGCGAGCACGTGAAGCAGGCGGGCTCCGTCGTCGCGGCGGACTTCCTGCGCTTCGACTTCTCGCACTTCGGCCCGATGACGACCGAGGAGTCGGAGAAGGTCGAGGACCTGGTCAACGGCTGGATTCGCGACAACGCGGCGGCGCAGACGCGCGTCATGGCGCTGGAGGACGCGAAGAAGTCCGGCGCGGTGGCCATGTTCGGTGAGAAGTACGGCGAGACGGTGCGCGTCGTCACCGTGCACCCGGAGTCCACCGAGCTGTGCGGCGGCACGCACGTCAAGCGCAGCGGCGACATCGGCCTGTTCAAGATTTCGAGCGAGAGCGGCGTGGCGTCCGGCGTGCGGCGCATCATCGCGCTGACGGGCGTGGGCGCGTTCCAGCACGTGCGCGAGCAGGAGCACGAGCTGCGCAAGGTGGCCGAGCTGCTCAAGACGTCCCCCAAGGACGTCGTCAAGCGCGTGGAGGCGACGCAGAAGCGCGTGAAGGAGCTCGAGCGCAAGGTCGAGGAGGTCTCCGTCAAGGCTCAGACGGCCGGCAGCAAGGACCTGCTGGAGCAGGCGCGCGACGTCAACGGCATGAAGGTGCTGGCCACGCGCGTGGACCCGGCGGACGACAAGGTGTTCCGCGGCATGGCGGACAACCTGCGCGACCGCATCCAGTCGGGCGTGGTGGCCATCGGTGGTGAGAAGGACGGCCGGGCCATCATCCTCGTCGCGGTGACGAAGGACGTGGTGGCCAAGGGCATCAGCGCGGGTGAGCTGGTCCGGGAGATGGCCAAGGAGGTCGGCGGCAAGGGCGGTGGCAAGCCCGACATGGCGCAGGCCGGTGGTCCGGACTCGGCGAAGCTGCCCGCCGCGCTCGAGAAGCTGTACGAACTGGTGAAGGGAGCTGGCGCCGCGTGA
- a CDS encoding outer membrane beta-barrel protein, which yields MTLASPAFAIEAQKVAGALDMRREPEVGLDVRLGLGSFTGDLGRDVGVGPLFSINADAQAWKYVGIEVGYELQRMPVDARRVDNEDSGLWRNNLGLMAKAGPLIDEKWRPFVGAGAGLSYVDPTDGADGVYQSDWIAEFPLAAGVDYRLGRVLFAGARATYRLLGGEDIVDRPGTTSAAKGSLFNANLTLGGRF from the coding sequence GTGACGCTGGCGAGCCCGGCGTTCGCGATTGAGGCCCAGAAGGTGGCGGGGGCCCTGGACATGAGGCGGGAGCCCGAGGTCGGTCTCGACGTGCGACTGGGCCTGGGCAGCTTCACCGGAGACCTGGGCAGGGACGTGGGCGTGGGACCGCTCTTCAGCATCAACGCCGACGCCCAGGCCTGGAAGTACGTGGGAATCGAGGTCGGCTACGAGCTGCAGCGCATGCCCGTCGACGCCAGGCGCGTCGACAACGAGGACTCGGGCCTGTGGCGAAACAACCTGGGCCTCATGGCCAAGGCGGGCCCGCTCATCGACGAGAAGTGGCGCCCCTTCGTCGGCGCCGGCGCGGGCCTGAGCTACGTCGACCCCACCGACGGCGCCGACGGCGTCTACCAGAGTGACTGGATAGCCGAGTTCCCGCTCGCCGCCGGCGTGGACTACCGCTTGGGCCGCGTCCTCTTCGCGGGCGCCCGGGCCACCTACCGCCTGCTGGGCGGAGAGGACATCGTGGACCGCCCCGGCACCACCAGCGCCGCCAAGGGCAGTCTCTTCAACGCCAACCTCACCCTGGGCGGCCGCTTCTAA
- a CDS encoding glutamate--cysteine ligase — translation MSLDLKRAVSEPITSVDMLVSGFRAAEKPQEELRLGLEHEKLLYPVGSSEPVPYEGDSGVGALLIRLAPDGYVPFRETPDSPVIALQRERGEATISLEPGGQFELSGSPFHTAREAHAENLAHLKQVKAAAGALGLRLVTLGYRPTGTTFTQPWMPKSRYLVMRRTLPERGRLALNMMLMTATGQVSLDWKDEADCVRKTVVVARLSPIMNALYANSPLVDGRPSGYLSFRNRVWDEVDPTRCGYLPAFFDGSFSYRAYVDWALDAPLLFLRREGKYLHPKLTFRQLLEQGFEGQPPDLADWTDHLSTLFPEVRLKKVVEVRGADCGNAAMTGALAALWRGILYDATALDEAERLLPQLTYVEHLAFHDTARREGLAGRLGARELYRLAEEMVGIARRGLGRLDAADAPLLEPLAEVAASKRSPAAELLEAWEKDPRPETVLALRTV, via the coding sequence ATGTCACTCGACCTCAAGCGAGCCGTCTCCGAGCCCATCACCTCCGTCGACATGCTGGTGTCGGGATTTCGCGCCGCCGAGAAACCCCAGGAGGAGCTGCGCCTGGGGCTCGAGCACGAGAAGCTCCTCTACCCGGTGGGCTCGTCCGAGCCGGTCCCCTACGAGGGTGACTCCGGGGTGGGCGCGCTCCTGATCCGACTGGCCCCCGACGGCTACGTCCCGTTCCGGGAGACGCCGGACTCCCCCGTCATCGCCCTGCAGCGCGAGCGCGGCGAGGCCACCATCTCCCTGGAGCCCGGCGGCCAGTTCGAGCTGTCCGGCAGCCCCTTCCACACCGCGCGCGAGGCGCACGCGGAGAACCTGGCCCACCTGAAGCAGGTGAAGGCGGCGGCGGGGGCGCTGGGACTGCGGCTCGTGACGCTGGGGTACCGGCCCACGGGGACGACGTTCACCCAGCCGTGGATGCCCAAGAGCCGCTACCTGGTGATGCGGCGCACCCTGCCGGAGCGCGGCCGGCTGGCGCTGAACATGATGTTGATGACCGCCACCGGACAGGTGTCGCTCGACTGGAAGGACGAGGCCGACTGTGTCCGCAAGACGGTGGTGGTGGCGCGACTGTCACCCATCATGAACGCGCTGTACGCCAACAGCCCGCTCGTGGACGGCAGGCCCTCCGGGTACCTGTCCTTCAGGAACCGCGTCTGGGACGAGGTGGACCCGACGCGCTGCGGCTACCTGCCGGCGTTCTTCGACGGCTCCTTCTCCTACCGGGCCTACGTGGACTGGGCGCTGGACGCGCCGCTGCTCTTCCTGCGCCGCGAGGGGAAGTACCTGCACCCGAAGCTCACCTTCCGACAGTTGCTGGAGCAGGGCTTCGAGGGGCAGCCGCCGGACCTGGCGGACTGGACGGACCATCTGTCCACGCTCTTCCCCGAGGTGCGGCTGAAGAAGGTCGTCGAGGTGCGGGGCGCGGACTGCGGCAACGCGGCGATGACGGGCGCGCTGGCGGCCTTGTGGCGCGGCATCCTGTACGACGCCACCGCGCTGGACGAGGCGGAGCGGCTGTTGCCCCAGCTCACGTACGTGGAGCACCTGGCCTTCCACGACACGGCCCGGCGCGAGGGGCTGGCGGGGCGGCTGGGCGCGCGCGAGCTGTACCGGCTCGCGGAGGAGATGGTGGGCATCGCGCGGCGGGGTCTGGGACGGCTGGACGCGGCGGATGCGCCGTTGTTGGAGCCGCTCGCGGAGGTCGCCGCGTCGAAGCGCTCACCGGCGGCGGAGCTGCTCGAGGCGTGGGAGAAGGACCCACGCCCCGAGACGGTGCTCGCGCTGCGCACGGTGTGA